GCCGGGGTCATCCCATGCGGGAGAAGGGCGGGAGCTGGAAGGCTTCCCGCAAGGACGGCTTCCACATCCTCCGGCACACGTACGCCTCGATCATCCTCGAAGCCGGAGAGTCCGTGGTCACTCTCGCCCGATGGCTTGGCCACTCCAGCCCGACCATCACCCTCGACCACTACGCCCACTTCATGCCGGAGGCCGGCGGCAAGGGCAGGGCAGCCGTCGACGCGCTGCTCGGCGTGGTCCCCGAGTATGTCCCGGAGAACCTCACCTTGGCGTGAGCGAGCGGGGGCACAGCACACGCTGTGCCCCCGCTGTCGTTGGGCTGCCTGTCGGGTTCGGCCGGTGAGGCTCTTGCGGCGGACCCGCACTCCGTACTTCGTTCCCTTTGACGACAACCCCCCGTCTCGGTCGCCGGCCGTCCCCAAGACCTCGGGCGTTTTCTGGACGGCCATGCGCTCTTGCGGGTGTCTCACCAGTGGGTGAGGTCAAAGACGCCGGCAGGGGCATAGGGGTCTACGGCGGAGGAGCGGTTGCCGTCGAGTTCGTCGGGGACGAGTGAGGGCAGTGCGGCCATGAGGGCCGTGTTGCCGACACGGACTCGGCCGTTCAGGTCGAGGAGGGAGACGTCGAGCCCGAGGGGGCCTGCGGTGTCGGGTGCGGTGACGTACAAGCGCGCGGTGGTGTCGTCCTGCAGGAGGAAGCCGTCCAGTCGCAGGTGACTCCTGTCGTCCGGCTTGTCTTCGGGCTGAAGCATCAAGGCGGAGGCGTGGAGGGCGTCTCCGAGCTCGAACGTGACCTGGTCGAGGGCGTCGAGCACGTGTCGACGGGCGTCCGCGATCGGGATGCCCACGGGGTCGGTGTCGTCGGGTGCGGGGGGATGGACGAGGACCTGCCGGAGAGCTGCGACCAGGTGGGTCCAGGGAATGTTGTCGCCTCGTGGATGGATCAGAGGCACGTCGTACGCGACCGAGCGCTCCAGGCGACGGCCATCCCAGAGCACGACACGGGTGATGCCTCGTCGTTCCGGGGGCAGCAGCACACCGCGGACGAGCCACACGTCGGTGGTGCCCGAGAGTGGCGCCGATGCGAAGCGGAGCAGTTGCCACATCAGGATGCGGTGCAGGTCCGCCAGTCTCTCGCCGTCCCACTCCGGTGACAGCTCCTCGGTCATGTCTGGTTGACCTTGTCGGGGCAGCGGTTGCGGGGGACGCTGCGGCAGTAGGCCGTGATGACGCCGATCTTGGCGTTTCTGTCGCTGAGGGAGTATCGGTTGTCCGCCGTCTGCCAGTGGTACTGGACGATGATGCGGATGTTGGCGATCTTGCGGGGCGGATCGAGCAGCCCGCCTTTTGCTACGAGGGCACCGTCGTAGACGAGCCGGTGCGGTTTGTCCCTGCTCGTCGTCGGGTTGCTGGTGCCGCCGATGATCTTCTTGACGACGTCGGGGTTCGTGATGTTGTGCGGGCTGGAGAAGTGCTTCCAGCCAAGTTCGTTGTTTCCGACCCGGGTCGGTACCACCTTGCCGCGTCGGTCCGTGCTGTTGAACTTCACCGTGGCCCAGCCCGGAGCCGCCGAGGCGGCTTCCGAGCTCTCGATACGGGGCGTCGCCACAGGCGGTGCGGCGGCCCGCCCCCGACTGCCGAGCATCTCCTCGTACTGCTCGTTCGACATCACGGTCAGCTCCTCCAGCTCGTCCATGGCTTGTGCGGGAGTGCTGCCGAGGACGAGGGCTGTGGTGACGGCGAATGCGCTGAGACGAAGCAAGGACAACCTCCGGACGAACGTGATCCAAGGCGATCTGCTGACGCCTCACCGTAGCCGTTCGTCACGGAGAGTTTTCGGAGGCCGGGAGAGTCCTGTGGTCTGGGAGGCTGCGGCCCGCAGCCTCGGCGTCGCCAATTCTCCCCGGATTCTCCCCAGGGGCTTCTGAAGGTGACATCCGAAGTTTGCTCATGCGAAGTAGATCAAGAGTCTGGGGTGGGTGGCTACAGCCAGTCCTTCTTCTTGAAGACCACGTACAGGCTCGTGCACACCACCGCCATCAGCACCACTGCGAACGGATACCCGCCCGCCCAGTGCAGCTCCGGCATGTTGTCGAAGTTCATCCCGTAGATCGTTCCCACCAGCGTGGGTGCGAACAGGATGGCCGCCCACGACGAGATCTTCTTGATCTCCTCGTTCTGTTCGAAGCCGGCTTCCGCCAAGGCGCGCATTTCCGCGTTCTGTTGTTGCGTGACCAGGGTCGCGTTGACCGTGAGGATGTCCGTCAGGGCCTGGCGGAAGCCGTCCACGCGTTCGCTGGTGTGGGTGACGTGGTCCGCGACGTCGCGGAGGTAGCGCTGGAGTTCCTCGTCCGTGCCGTACTTGGCGAAGCCGGCCATCAGGCCGTGGAGCATGCCCACCAGAGGGCGGGTGGCCCGTTGGAACTCGACCATTTCGCGGGAGAGTTCGTAGATACGGCGGGACACCGCCGGGTCTCCGCCAAAGACCTCCGTCTCGATCTCGTCGATGTCGTTCTGGACGCCGGCCACCACCGGGGCGTAGCCGTCGACCACCGCGTCGAGGATCGCGTACAGGACCGCTTCCGGGCCCAGGGCCAGGAGGTCCGGGTTCTCCTCCATGCGGCGGCGGACCGAGGAGAGGTCGGGGGCCGCGCCGTGGCGGACCGTGATCAGGAAGTCCGGGCCCACGAAGATGTGGAGCTCGCCGAAGTCGACCTCCTCCTGGGCGTCCAGGTACCGGGCGGCGCGCAGGACGACGAAGAGGGTGTCGCCGTACCGCTCCAGCTTCGGGCGCTGGTGGGCCTCCAGCGCGTCCTCCACCGCCAGCTCGTGGAGATCGAACTCGGCTGCCAGGGAGTGGAGTTCCGCCTCGGTCGGGCGTTGCAGGCCGATCCAGGCCATGCCGTCCGGGTGCTCGCGCAGCTGGCGGAACGTGTCCGCGAGCGTGGTGGGGGAGGAGACGCGTCGACCGTCTCGGTACAGGCTCGCCTGCACCATGCTCGGCCCGTCCGTGGGGTGGGGCGCCGATGACGGCCCGGGCGGCGGTTCCGGATGGCGGCGCCAGGCCGCGCGGGGGTGGCGGTCGGACGACACGGGGCTTTCGCCTCCCGGGAGTGTCGGTGGGTTCTTGGTTCTGTCGGTGTCGGTGTCGTGGTCTCGGTCTCGGTCTCGGTCTCGGTCGTGGTGGCAGTGGTGGCCTCGGTGGGGCGTTTGGGGCTTTGGGTAGGATATCCGGCGGTCATCCTCGCGGCTCGGGAAGCTCTCCCGCGCATTGCGGAACGCTTCTGTCCGCAAGGCGCCGTAGCGTGCCGTCCATGGCCTCCACGACGAAGCACCCGGTCCTCAGCCCCCGCGCCCTGAACCGCGCCACCCTCGACCGTCAGCTGCTCCTCCGCCGCGCCCCGCTCGGCGTCGAGGACGCCGTGGCCCATCTGCTCGGGCTCCAGGCACAGAACACCAAGCCCCCGTACTACGCCCTCGCCGCCCGTCTCGAAGGATTCCGGCCCGAGCAGCTGTCCGCGCTCATGGAGTCCCACGCCGTCGCCCGCATCGTGACCATGCGCTCCACCGTGCACACCCACACGGCCCGGGACGCCGTCGCCCTCCGTCGGCTCGTGCAGCCGGGGGCCATCGACCGGGAGCTCGCGATCTTCGTCGCCCGCAAGGGGCTGGACGGCGTCGACCTCGACCGGCTCGCCCGGCTCGCCCGCGAGCTCGTCGTGGAGCGGCCCCGTACCCCCAAGCAGCTCCGCGAGGAGCTCCTCAAGGAGTGGCCCGGCGCCGACCCGCAGTCCCTCTCGCTCGCCGCCCGCTGCCTCCTTCCCCTCGTCCAGGTCACCCCGCGCGGCCTCTGGGGGCGCGGCGGGCAGGTCGCCCTCACCACCACCGACACCTGGTTCGGCGACGAGGTCCCGGTGGAGACCGCGGACGTCGACGAGACCGTGGTGCGTTACCTCGCCGCCTTCGGGCCCGCCTCCGTCAAGGACATGCAGACCTGGAGCGGTCTGACCCGCCTCCGCGAGGCCTTCGAACGCCTGCGGCCCCAGCTCCTCGTCTTCCAGGACCAGCGCGGCACCGAGCTGTTCGACCTCCCCGACGCGCCCCGCCCCGACGAGGACACACCCGCCCCGCCCCGCTTCCTGCCCGAGTTCGACAACCTGCTCCTGTCGCACGCCGACCGCACCCGCGTCGTCACCCCCGAGGGCCGCTCCCGCACCTGGAAAGGCAACCGGGCCTTCTCCGTCTTCCTCCTCGACGGCCTCCTCGCCGGCCTCTGGCACCTGGACGAGACCGAGGAGCGCGTCACCATGAGGATCGAGCCTTTCGGCGCGATCGACCGAGGTCAGCGGGGGGAGCT
Above is a genomic segment from Streptomyces sp. NBC_00094 containing:
- a CDS encoding winged helix DNA-binding domain-containing protein; this encodes MASTTKHPVLSPRALNRATLDRQLLLRRAPLGVEDAVAHLLGLQAQNTKPPYYALAARLEGFRPEQLSALMESHAVARIVTMRSTVHTHTARDAVALRRLVQPGAIDRELAIFVARKGLDGVDLDRLARLARELVVERPRTPKQLREELLKEWPGADPQSLSLAARCLLPLVQVTPRGLWGRGGQVALTTTDTWFGDEVPVETADVDETVVRYLAAFGPASVKDMQTWSGLTRLREAFERLRPQLLVFQDQRGTELFDLPDAPRPDEDTPAPPRFLPEFDNLLLSHADRTRVVTPEGRSRTWKGNRAFSVFLLDGLLAGLWHLDETEERVTMRIEPFGAIDRGQRGELLAEAERTLRIMAPQGLSHGYEIVFQEPGSPSTGVS
- a CDS encoding tyrosine-type recombinase/integrase; the protein is MREKGGSWKASRKDGFHILRHTYASIILEAGESVVTLARWLGHSSPTITLDHYAHFMPEAGGKGRAAVDALLGVVPEYVPENLTLA
- a CDS encoding magnesium and cobalt transport protein CorA, which encodes MSSDRHPRAAWRRHPEPPPGPSSAPHPTDGPSMVQASLYRDGRRVSSPTTLADTFRQLREHPDGMAWIGLQRPTEAELHSLAAEFDLHELAVEDALEAHQRPKLERYGDTLFVVLRAARYLDAQEEVDFGELHIFVGPDFLITVRHGAAPDLSSVRRRMEENPDLLALGPEAVLYAILDAVVDGYAPVVAGVQNDIDEIETEVFGGDPAVSRRIYELSREMVEFQRATRPLVGMLHGLMAGFAKYGTDEELQRYLRDVADHVTHTSERVDGFRQALTDILTVNATLVTQQQNAEMRALAEAGFEQNEEIKKISSWAAILFAPTLVGTIYGMNFDNMPELHWAGGYPFAVVLMAVVCTSLYVVFKKKDWL